The following coding sequences lie in one Vallitalea longa genomic window:
- the pheA gene encoding prephenate dehydratase, with the protein MTKLQVGFQGVKGAFSEEALYNYFGEEVNTTAVKNFEDICISLEKGSIDYGVLPIENSSTGAISDVYDLINKYNCFIVGETHVKVNHNLMGIDGCTIDDIKELYSHPQAFEQSKDFLNKYNWKLVPYYNTAKSAEYVMKKGKKHIAAIGSKKAAKLYNLNILAPNINSNNTNTTRFIILGKELIVNDECNKISVVLSTEHKAGALYSVLKHFAENNINMLKIESRPRGNTPWEYNFYIDFEGNIENKIIKKALDKMALDSHHFKILGNYKQFI; encoded by the coding sequence ATGACAAAATTACAAGTAGGCTTTCAAGGAGTGAAAGGTGCATTCAGCGAAGAAGCATTGTATAATTATTTTGGTGAAGAAGTAAATACGACAGCTGTAAAGAACTTTGAAGATATTTGTATTTCTCTAGAAAAAGGTTCTATCGATTATGGTGTCCTTCCTATAGAAAATTCTTCCACAGGTGCAATCTCCGATGTTTATGATTTAATCAACAAATATAATTGCTTCATCGTAGGAGAAACCCACGTAAAAGTTAATCACAACCTTATGGGAATAGATGGCTGCACTATAGATGATATAAAAGAATTATATTCTCACCCACAAGCATTTGAACAAAGTAAAGATTTTTTAAATAAATATAACTGGAAACTCGTACCTTATTACAATACTGCCAAAAGCGCTGAATACGTTATGAAAAAAGGTAAAAAACATATAGCCGCCATAGGTAGTAAAAAAGCTGCGAAACTATATAATCTTAATATATTGGCACCTAACATCAATTCGAATAACACTAATACAACACGTTTCATAATACTAGGCAAAGAACTTATCGTTAATGATGAATGTAATAAAATAAGCGTAGTATTATCCACAGAACATAAAGCAGGAGCGTTATATAGTGTTTTGAAACATTTCGCCGAAAATAATATCAATATGTTAAAAATAGAATCAAGACCTCGAGGAAATACCCCTTGGGAGTATAATTTCTATATCGATTTCGAAGGAAATATTGAAAATAAGATAATTAAAAAAGCCCTTGATAAAATGGCTCTGGATTCTCATCATTTTAAGATTCTTGGCAATTATAAGCAATTCATCTAA
- a CDS encoding B12-binding domain-containing radical SAM protein, whose protein sequence is MNVLLVGINAKFIHSNLAIRYLQKYCTYYKDNIETVEYTINNHYDFILQEIYKKKPDILTISCYIWNIEIVKSLVKDYKKISPDTLIVLGGPEVSYDTVDLMNEYKEIDIVVVGEGEATFNDLMKYYIDGEGNLDSTSGIIYRKGKELLVNEYRIPLGLDDIPFVYDNGFSEFQNKIIYYESSRGCPFNCQYCLSSIEKGVRLRSLSLVLKELQCFLDARVVQVKFVDRTFNCNKKHALGIWKYLYEHDNGFTNFHFEISGDLLDDETIEFLSKVRPGLFQLEVGVQSTNETTINNIKRKTNFERLSGVVSKINQGNNIHQHLDLIAGLPGEDYNSFGRSFNDVYKLEPQQLQLGFLKVLKGSGLKQDVGKYGIIYKDKAPYEVLKTKELSYDDVLKLKMIEEMVEIYYNSGNFYFAIKYMERYFSDPFDLYEKLARYWLRNKYHEINHNKIKLYTILLEFYYDEVEKDDDNIKEILKFDMYLQEKVKKYPYWLERSNDFREDIIEFYKDENNILKFLPDYSNYTSKQISRMTHLEIFPINIIKWSHDFDQPIKNDETAVLFDYHNRDVFRNNAKYVQVKL, encoded by the coding sequence ATGAATGTACTTCTAGTGGGAATCAATGCTAAGTTTATTCATTCTAACTTAGCTATAAGATATTTACAAAAATACTGTACTTATTATAAAGATAACATTGAAACAGTAGAATATACTATAAATAATCATTATGATTTTATATTACAGGAGATATATAAGAAAAAACCAGATATATTAACTATTTCATGTTATATCTGGAATATAGAGATAGTTAAATCATTAGTGAAGGATTATAAAAAGATTTCACCTGATACGCTTATTGTTCTAGGAGGTCCTGAAGTATCATATGATACGGTTGATCTTATGAACGAATACAAGGAAATAGATATAGTCGTAGTGGGAGAAGGAGAAGCAACGTTTAATGACTTGATGAAATATTATATTGACGGAGAAGGAAACTTAGATTCTACATCTGGTATTATCTATAGAAAAGGTAAAGAACTACTTGTTAATGAGTATCGTATTCCCTTAGGATTGGATGATATACCTTTTGTATACGATAATGGGTTCAGTGAATTTCAAAACAAGATCATATATTATGAATCATCGAGGGGTTGCCCTTTTAACTGTCAGTACTGTCTATCTTCAATTGAAAAAGGTGTAAGGCTTAGAAGTCTATCATTAGTGTTAAAGGAACTACAATGTTTTCTTGATGCTAGAGTTGTACAAGTTAAATTTGTGGATAGAACTTTTAATTGTAATAAAAAACATGCATTAGGGATTTGGAAATATCTCTATGAACATGATAACGGATTCACTAACTTTCACTTTGAAATTTCTGGAGATCTATTAGACGATGAAACCATAGAATTTCTATCTAAGGTTAGACCAGGTCTGTTCCAACTTGAAGTGGGAGTACAGTCTACTAATGAAACAACTATAAATAACATTAAGAGAAAAACAAATTTCGAAAGACTTTCGGGAGTAGTTAGTAAGATTAATCAAGGAAATAATATACATCAACATTTGGATCTTATAGCAGGACTTCCAGGGGAAGACTATAATTCTTTTGGCAGGTCTTTTAATGATGTCTATAAATTAGAACCACAACAGCTGCAATTAGGGTTTTTAAAAGTATTGAAAGGATCTGGATTGAAACAAGATGTTGGGAAATATGGAATAATCTATAAAGATAAAGCACCTTATGAAGTACTTAAAACCAAGGAATTATCATATGATGATGTTTTGAAATTAAAGATGATAGAGGAAATGGTGGAAATATATTATAATAGCGGAAATTTCTATTTTGCTATAAAATATATGGAGAGATATTTTTCTGATCCTTTCGATCTGTATGAAAAATTAGCTCGTTATTGGTTGAGAAATAAATATCATGAGATTAATCATAATAAAATTAAACTCTACACTATCTTATTGGAATTTTATTATGATGAAGTAGAAAAAGATGATGATAATATTAAAGAAATTCTTAAATTTGATATGTATCTACAAGAAAAAGTTAAGAAATATCCTTATTGGTTGGAACGTAGTAATGATTTTAGAGAAGATATCATTGAATTTTATAAAGATGAAAATAATATCCTTAAGTTCTTGCCAGATTATAGTAACTATACTTCCAAGCAGATTAGTAGAATGACTCACCTAGAAATATTTCCTATTAATATTATTAAGTGGTCTCATGATTTTGATCAACCCATTAAAAATGATGAAACAGCTGTATTATTTGATTACCATAATAGGGACGTATTCAGAAATAATGCTAAGTATGTTCAAGTAAAATTATAA
- a CDS encoding 3'-5' exonuclease — translation MKNFVVFDIETTGISPIDNRITEIGAVKVVDNEVVEKFNQLINPETNIPDNIVSLTGITNDLVRNEPTINFILPDFIDFCRGFDILGHNIKFDFSFIKANAQKLNLSFEKKALDTLTISRKVLNDLPSRKLGCLCDYYNIDYLNGHRAFNDAYATYELYNQLKMDYYEGNEDLFVPKPILWKPKKLSAITYKQKAYLAALLKKHNVILDKQINDLTKNEASRAIDNIINTYGRAR, via the coding sequence ATGAAGAACTTTGTGGTGTTTGATATAGAAACTACAGGTATAAGTCCAATAGATAATAGGATTACAGAAATTGGAGCAGTTAAGGTAGTTGATAATGAGGTGGTAGAAAAATTCAATCAACTTATTAATCCGGAGACTAATATACCTGATAATATAGTTTCATTAACTGGTATTACTAATGATTTGGTTAGAAATGAACCTACAATTAATTTTATTTTGCCAGATTTTATTGATTTCTGTAGGGGATTCGATATACTCGGGCATAATATAAAATTTGATTTTAGCTTTATTAAGGCTAATGCGCAGAAACTGAATTTGTCATTTGAGAAAAAGGCATTGGATACATTAACTATTTCAAGGAAGGTCTTGAACGATTTACCAAGCAGAAAATTAGGATGTTTATGTGACTATTATAATATAGATTATCTTAATGGACATCGAGCATTTAATGATGCTTATGCTACATATGAGTTATACAATCAACTGAAAATGGATTATTATGAGGGTAATGAAGATTTGTTCGTTCCGAAACCTATTCTTTGGAAACCTAAAAAACTATCTGCTATCACATACAAACAGAAAGCTTATCTAGCAGCATTATTGAAGAAACATAATGTAATACTTGATAAGCAGATTAATGATTTAACAAAAAATGAAGCCAGCAGGGCTATAGACAATATAATAAATACATATGGAAGAGCAAGATGA
- a CDS encoding L,D-transpeptidase, producing MLRNVFLLVVLIIFIGIISSCNKAETKIESRYVINDKVIEDMVEGLWVEVALKEDEHKVIVREDNEIIKEMICSGGTKEEPTLLGTFELENRGLWFYSERFKEGAKYWVRITEQYLFHSIPRDKEWNIIEEEKEKLGKPASHGCIRLSEEDAKWFYDNVPDGTTVIIHD from the coding sequence TTAATTATATTTATAGGCATAATATCTTCATGTAATAAAGCAGAAACAAAAATAGAAAGTAGATATGTAATTAATGATAAAGTTATTGAAGATATGGTAGAGGGGCTATGGGTAGAAGTAGCTCTAAAAGAAGACGAACATAAAGTTATTGTTAGAGAGGATAATGAAATAATAAAAGAAATGATATGCTCAGGGGGAACAAAAGAAGAACCTACCCTTTTGGGAACCTTTGAATTAGAAAATAGAGGATTATGGTTTTATTCTGAGAGATTCAAAGAAGGAGCCAAATATTGGGTAAGGATAACAGAACAGTACTTATTCCATAGTATTCCAAGAGATAAAGAGTGGAATATTATTGAAGAAGAAAAGGAAAAATTAGGGAAACCAGCAAGTCACGGTTGTATTAGACTATCAGAAGAAGATGCCAAATGGTTTTATGATAACGTCCCTGATGGAACTACAGTTATTATTCATGATTAG
- a CDS encoding sensor histidine kinase produces MIKEISKKICQRISNMKIFYKLMLYIIFIGMIPILTFSISSYNNTHKQVEHQLFQSSEQLFNKYIDGIQFKLNVFDNLTWGIIVNDSVQKILSQADKWQQKDVNQVHEKISRNIDIMYKSKRVNGIYNIMLYSLDPNFPRDGHSVSNVSVLNEESWGNKIDIGSKDFISFFYEVPTLDEKIVSIVRPIIDVASDNWDTIGLLKIDILDNELFGLNTNSDNDYRNSLYILNDENELVYYEGDSQYRESGLKTINSIDVDDKSVTIHKEVIDNKDLVFHKNINRYKWKIYFITHYSSIYKVLENETKSIILYGIIVTLLFILITILFSKKFSSRIQILYRKMLKVQKGDLEITENVTGADEIGELNTYFNGSIEKIKSLIRENYIEKIEKREAELVALQFQINPHFLYNTLESINYIAEIYDCDEICIMSQKLGEMFRYSLNKDSEEFVMLSQEEKHIRNYIDIQNIRFENKYTLVSNVIKEVEEYKILKFILQPIVENSIKYGFNNKEKGIISIDAKVINECLVMIVADDGLGMDEEVVLKINNFINDMAFNQIQGSGKSIGLRNVNLRIKMTCGEEYGIKINSLIGKGTKVILKLPIYL; encoded by the coding sequence ATGATAAAAGAAATTAGTAAAAAGATTTGTCAACGAATAAGTAATATGAAAATATTTTACAAATTGATGTTATATATTATTTTTATTGGAATGATACCAATACTTACTTTCAGTATATCATCATATAATAATACGCATAAACAGGTGGAACACCAATTATTTCAGAGCAGCGAACAATTATTCAACAAATACATAGATGGTATTCAATTTAAACTTAATGTATTTGATAATTTGACTTGGGGAATTATTGTTAATGATTCAGTACAAAAAATTTTATCTCAAGCTGATAAATGGCAGCAAAAAGATGTAAATCAGGTACATGAAAAAATATCTAGAAATATAGATATCATGTATAAAAGTAAGAGAGTAAACGGTATATACAATATAATGTTATATTCATTAGATCCTAATTTCCCAAGGGATGGTCATAGTGTTTCTAATGTAAGTGTGTTAAATGAAGAATCTTGGGGGAACAAGATAGATATAGGAAGTAAAGATTTCATTAGTTTTTTCTATGAAGTTCCAACGTTAGATGAAAAAATAGTTTCTATAGTAAGACCTATAATTGACGTAGCTAGTGATAATTGGGATACAATAGGATTATTGAAAATAGATATATTGGATAATGAACTATTTGGATTGAATACCAATAGTGATAATGATTATAGAAATAGCTTGTACATATTGAATGATGAAAATGAGTTAGTATATTATGAAGGAGATTCCCAATATAGAGAAAGTGGACTCAAAACAATTAACTCCATTGATGTAGATGATAAGTCAGTGACTATTCATAAAGAAGTAATTGATAATAAAGATTTAGTATTTCATAAGAACATAAATAGATATAAATGGAAAATCTATTTCATAACACATTATTCATCTATCTATAAAGTTTTAGAAAATGAGACAAAGAGTATTATTTTATATGGAATCATAGTCACATTGCTATTTATTTTAATAACCATACTATTTTCCAAGAAATTCTCTAGCAGGATTCAAATATTATACAGGAAAATGCTAAAAGTACAGAAAGGAGATCTGGAGATAACTGAAAATGTTACTGGCGCAGATGAAATTGGAGAACTGAATACTTATTTCAATGGGTCAATAGAAAAGATAAAATCTCTTATTAGAGAAAATTATATAGAAAAAATTGAAAAAAGGGAAGCTGAATTGGTTGCTCTCCAATTTCAAATAAATCCTCATTTCCTTTACAATACATTAGAATCCATTAATTATATTGCAGAGATTTATGATTGCGACGAGATATGTATTATGAGTCAAAAGCTGGGGGAAATGTTTAGATACTCACTTAACAAAGATTCAGAAGAATTTGTTATGCTATCACAAGAAGAAAAGCACATAAGAAATTATATTGACATTCAAAACATTAGATTCGAAAATAAATATACTCTTGTTTCCAATGTCATAAAAGAAGTGGAAGAGTACAAAATACTTAAATTCATTCTGCAGCCAATTGTCGAGAATTCAATAAAATATGGATTCAATAACAAGGAAAAAGGTATAATTAGTATAGATGCTAAAGTCATCAATGAATGTCTGGTAATGATAGTTGCTGATGATGGTTTGGGAATGGACGAAGAAGTTGTACTGAAAATAAATAATTTTATTAATGATATGGCATTTAATCAAATACAGGGTAGTGGTAAGAGTATAGGATTAAGAAATGTGAATCTGCGAATAAAAATGACATGTGGAGAAGAATATGGAATAAAGATAAATAGTCTTATAGGTAAAGGGACAAAAGTAATTTTAAAATTACCTATATATTTATAA
- the udk gene encoding uridine kinase, whose protein sequence is MEKPIIIGIAGGTGSGKTTLVNKLRDVLGNEVVTLTHDYYYKANSDLDIEKRKLLNYDHPKAFDTDILIDDLSKLKNGLSIKRPVYSFVKHTREKETVTVEPKKVIILEGILLFENKDLRDLLDIKVYVDTDADVRIIRRILRDVKERGRSLDSVISQYLNTVKIMHEEFVEPSKKHADIIIPEGGYNEVACSMLIDKIRALLNE, encoded by the coding sequence ATGGAGAAACCAATAATTATTGGCATTGCTGGAGGTACTGGTTCAGGAAAAACAACTTTGGTAAACAAGTTAAGAGACGTTTTGGGTAATGAAGTAGTTACATTGACACATGACTATTATTACAAAGCTAATTCTGATCTTGATATTGAAAAAAGGAAATTACTTAATTATGATCATCCTAAGGCTTTTGATACTGACATATTGATTGATGACTTAAGTAAACTGAAGAACGGTTTATCTATTAAACGTCCTGTTTATAGTTTCGTAAAGCATACAAGGGAAAAGGAAACAGTGACCGTAGAACCTAAAAAGGTTATTATACTAGAAGGTATTTTATTATTTGAGAACAAAGATCTTAGAGATTTGTTGGATATCAAAGTGTATGTTGATACTGATGCTGATGTAAGAATTATAAGGAGAATCTTAAGAGACGTAAAAGAAAGAGGAAGAAGTCTCGATTCTGTCATAAGTCAGTATCTTAATACTGTAAAGATTATGCATGAAGAATTTGTAGAACCAAGTAAAAAGCATGCTGATATTATTATACCAGAAGGTGGTTATAACGAAGTAGCATGTTCAATGCTCATTGATAAGATTAGAGCACTTCTTAATGAGTGA
- a CDS encoding Hpt domain-containing protein gives MSELKKREVFRVCIIDVNTDNIDYNSALSKLGDSIKLYKIILVGFKNKYNDAYEVLIELCREKNYNEARILAHSLKGVCGNLGANNLEIISRKLEFSYINNDNNYIQLLDEFKHEISLVLNDINSILDCIDY, from the coding sequence ATGAGTGAACTTAAAAAAAGAGAGGTATTTAGAGTGTGTATTATTGATGTTAATACTGATAATATTGATTACAATAGTGCTCTGAGTAAATTGGGGGATTCAATTAAATTATATAAGATTATTTTAGTAGGATTTAAGAATAAATATAATGATGCATATGAGGTATTAATAGAACTATGTAGAGAAAAAAATTATAATGAAGCAAGAATATTAGCACATAGTCTAAAAGGAGTATGTGGAAATCTTGGTGCCAATAATCTAGAAATAATATCTAGAAAGCTGGAGTTTTCTTATATAAACAATGATAATAACTACATACAATTGCTTGATGAATTCAAACACGAGATCAGTTTAGTTCTCAATGATATTAATAGTATATTGGATTGTATTGATTATTAA
- the nth gene encoding endonuclease III: MANNKIVKKVLNLLDENYPKDIKCYLDHKNPWQLLIATILSAQCTDDRVNIVTKDLFRKYTSVKDFAEADIAELEQDIRSTGFYRNKAKNIIGCCRTLLEQHGGQVPKDIEELIKLQGVGRKTANVIRGNIYDIPSIVVDTHVKRISKKVGFTENTDPVKIEFDLMEILPKEHWIRYNTQVIAHGRAICTARSPKCERCFLLPYCKTGLENMISTIDD; the protein is encoded by the coding sequence ATGGCAAACAATAAGATAGTAAAAAAGGTTCTTAACTTATTAGATGAGAATTATCCTAAGGATATAAAATGTTATTTAGATCATAAAAATCCTTGGCAATTACTTATAGCTACTATATTAAGTGCTCAATGTACTGACGATAGAGTCAATATAGTGACAAAAGATTTATTTAGGAAATATACTTCTGTTAAAGACTTTGCTGAAGCTGATATAGCTGAACTGGAACAAGACATTAGATCTACAGGATTTTACAGAAACAAGGCTAAAAATATTATAGGTTGTTGTAGGACACTATTAGAACAGCATGGTGGACAAGTTCCAAAAGATATTGAAGAGCTGATCAAACTTCAAGGGGTAGGAAGGAAGACTGCTAATGTCATAAGGGGAAATATATATGATATTCCAAGTATAGTTGTAGATACACATGTAAAGAGAATATCCAAGAAGGTAGGATTTACTGAAAATACTGATCCTGTTAAAATAGAATTTGATTTAATGGAAATTCTACCGAAAGAGCATTGGATTAGATATAATACCCAGGTAATTGCACATGGACGGGCTATATGTACAGCTAGAAGTCCAAAATGTGAAAGATGTTTTTTATTGCCATATTGTAAGACTGGTCTCGAGAACATGATTAGCACTATAGATGATTAA
- a CDS encoding DUF5050 domain-containing protein, with protein sequence MKIIKYIIILMVLCSFVLAGCGNTKKTDVTVVDNDMTNDKKNNLENDNSEINFNEWVYFGNPDDNYKIYRMKTDGTNLTKITDAVFEGIRSLDNWIYYIDTNSKYTPAKLARIKWDGTDKEILSEEDINSFCTSEDYIFYIYENNIYRMQKDGSLNTKIISSENEIYKLNYYNETIYYSTNQGLFSVDSDGKNSFQLLEGNYTDFSISSDRIYYYDNKMYSCNLDGSNETQLFDLDVNNIYVVDDVIYYNQDEYLYKINSYDGKKDELFLEKGLKNFYEKDCYLYFYGQNRIWKVKCDLSEKEIFIGTGGEFHHKMYIKVDDRILSKNCENLDSNENSTYKLFEVVGGDMGKKISDIAINIFDTNNGIVYYTDAKDKKLYSYDIKNNQKQLIIDKMVGSFIIYNNTIYYTDMDNEYKLYYLDLYKNVTNKITDIPVSNLKQSGSTIYFIDNKKRIGIYDSISKGECKYIDVFTTIYDISEDTIYYKNENDNGKLYKIKNDGTENVNITENIVVDIYANDDSIYYIEKNGANLLYRINNYKSEGEFLDIISMAYTDMEIIDGKLYMSVASEGGNYYTIEKYLEDLKFDVYFDLEKQIDKKWKYFVYKVDGYMGYLYKYNVYTNEIKLIVDKWVNDFQIDGDYIYYTGIESVKNINFTTYIDRINVKDETVKNIVSFTDPTIYNISFKVIGDNLYYSLDDSTDGYIWKKNLENCNESAIVSDSSNLEDIVDDWIYYQNTNKRLVRVKLDGSDKQILSKTYSEFIYANKNDLYYLSISQEDSFKGIIMKRNIEDNTKEVVVNKQISLSDLVVVNNKLYYNFEGINLYNMKNGKTTKIYDREVDYFSLVGDVLYISIHDGDNYKTVKKSLQ encoded by the coding sequence TTGAAAATAATTAAATATATAATTATTCTGATGGTCCTTTGTTCCTTTGTTCTAGCAGGCTGTGGAAACACCAAAAAAACAGATGTGACTGTTGTGGATAATGATATGACAAATGATAAAAAAAATAATTTGGAAAATGATAATTCAGAGATTAATTTTAATGAGTGGGTATACTTCGGTAATCCTGATGATAATTATAAAATCTATAGGATGAAAACTGATGGTACCAATCTTACTAAGATAACAGATGCTGTATTTGAGGGTATAAGAAGTCTAGATAACTGGATTTATTATATTGATACTAATAGTAAGTATACTCCTGCAAAATTAGCCAGAATCAAATGGGATGGAACCGACAAAGAAATATTATCTGAAGAAGATATAAATTCATTCTGTACAAGTGAAGATTACATTTTTTATATATATGAAAATAATATCTACAGAATGCAAAAAGATGGATCACTCAATACCAAGATTATTTCATCAGAAAATGAAATCTATAAACTTAATTATTATAATGAAACTATTTATTACAGTACCAATCAGGGATTATTTAGTGTTGATAGTGATGGAAAGAATTCATTTCAATTATTAGAAGGTAATTATACTGATTTTAGTATTAGTAGTGATAGAATTTACTATTATGATAACAAAATGTATAGTTGCAATTTAGATGGAAGTAATGAAACACAATTATTTGATCTGGATGTTAACAATATCTATGTAGTTGATGATGTCATATATTATAATCAAGATGAATACTTGTATAAAATCAATAGCTATGATGGAAAAAAAGATGAATTATTCTTAGAAAAAGGTCTGAAAAATTTTTATGAAAAAGACTGCTATCTATATTTCTATGGACAAAATAGAATATGGAAAGTTAAATGCGACTTATCTGAAAAAGAGATTTTCATAGGAACTGGTGGAGAATTCCACCATAAGATGTATATCAAAGTAGATGATAGAATTTTGTCTAAGAACTGTGAAAACTTGGATAGTAATGAAAACTCCACATACAAACTTTTTGAGGTTGTTGGTGGAGATATGGGTAAAAAGATTTCCGACATTGCTATTAATATATTCGATACAAATAATGGCATAGTCTATTACACTGATGCAAAAGATAAGAAATTGTATTCATACGACATCAAAAATAATCAAAAACAATTGATAATCGATAAAATGGTTGGTTCATTCATAATTTATAATAATACTATCTATTATACAGATATGGATAACGAATATAAGTTATATTATTTGGATTTATACAAAAATGTCACTAATAAGATAACTGATATACCTGTTAGCAACCTAAAACAATCTGGCAGTACAATTTATTTTATAGACAACAAAAAAAGAATAGGTATATATGATTCCATATCTAAAGGTGAATGTAAGTATATTGATGTTTTTACTACTATATATGATATATCAGAAGATACTATTTATTATAAAAATGAGAACGATAATGGTAAATTATACAAAATAAAAAATGATGGTACTGAAAATGTTAATATTACAGAAAATATAGTAGTTGATATTTACGCAAATGATGATAGTATATATTATATAGAAAAAAATGGAGCTAATCTGTTATATAGAATAAATAATTATAAATCAGAAGGTGAATTCCTAGATATTATTAGCATGGCTTATACAGATATGGAAATAATAGATGGAAAATTGTATATGAGTGTAGCATCAGAAGGAGGAAATTATTATACTATAGAAAAGTACCTAGAAGATTTGAAATTTGATGTTTATTTTGACTTGGAAAAGCAAATAGACAAGAAATGGAAGTATTTCGTGTATAAGGTTGACGGTTATATGGGCTATCTATATAAATATAATGTTTATACTAACGAGATAAAACTTATAGTTGATAAATGGGTTAATGACTTCCAGATTGATGGAGATTATATATATTATACTGGTATTGAATCAGTTAAAAATATTAATTTTACCACATATATTGATAGAATAAATGTTAAAGATGAGACTGTCAAAAACATAGTTTCATTTACTGACCCTACAATATATAATATATCATTCAAAGTTATAGGAGATAATTTATATTATTCCCTAGATGATTCGACAGATGGTTATATATGGAAAAAGAATTTAGAAAATTGTAATGAATCTGCTATAGTTTCTGATAGTAGTAATCTGGAAGATATAGTTGATGACTGGATATATTACCAGAACACCAATAAAAGATTGGTAAGAGTCAAGTTGGATGGTTCAGATAAACAGATTCTTTCTAAGACGTATAGTGAATTCATATATGCTAATAAAAACGATTTATATTATTTGAGTATAAGTCAGGAAGATAGTTTTAAAGGAATCATCATGAAGAGAAATATTGAAGATAATACAAAAGAAGTTGTTGTCAATAAACAGATATCACTTAGTGATTTGGTTGTTGTGAATAATAAGCTATATTACAATTTTGAAGGTATTAACTTATACAATATGAAAAATGGGAAAACGACTAAGATTTATGATAGAGAAGTTGATTATTTTTCACTAGTTGGGGATGTATTATATATATCAATCCATGATGGCGATAATTATAAAACAGTTAAAAAAAGTTTACAATAA